From the genome of Campylobacter concisus, one region includes:
- a CDS encoding beta strand repeat-containing protein produces NETVADISALQQAILKGTDLNALEETAAGGPQAGGNGGDGVSLSSTSFAEGGHISNINANVGSIDALSLAAGGDNSFGVSGGSAVGAGAEATGPALPAGSIKIPLSAYKGESTSSALLDSFASSIPNGYHVYRHTDGRDYLTPNDPTAPSAFNYKDGWYVSNDGNLAIGQDDAKDLAVTSTAKASNYPDDGSVAKIVDPNPSLKVFGSDNIDKITVDNAKIESVYGGVGNDNVNLQNGAETVEIFGGSGNDGITVNNSTVSGRAIKNDEGRIIRYEAIKGGDGVDTISIQNESKVRGNIYGNAGQDNISLEGGAKVYGAIYGDTKTMNDIYEKQVNPALDIVDSGADIDTITLSGAGTSAKHIFAGDGDDKIVVKDGAKVTGEVRGDEGDDKITVSDNQTYVSAINGRGGDDTILVENGANVDGIVGRWGNDSITVTGKGTTVKEYIHGDDGNDTIKVLDGAVVKGDIEGNAGNDIIEIDGGANKEGFVGGKIISGDGDDTVTIRNMNLNKVDNDYNKNVKVDTGTGNDTVNLYNVTVNDTNIWTKEGNDTVNATDTTFKTTSAIQGTGIGTGSGNDVVNINSGSNFESGTHISAGEGNDIININSGANLNGGHVYGYAGNDTININSGATLTNSSVRGNEGNDTISISGGATINNSGSIAINGDGDNNTLVLKNGASAGFNNLNFENKVSITHTNGDVNITNMEGDKTVDLSQLSAITDKNVKSVDMTSINGAKLNITAQDVLDVNKTTGDTLTIKGGSDDTIHKTDESIWQNKGDRTYSTTVTNNETTHTVTIKIEDSITHDL; encoded by the coding sequence TAACGAAACAGTAGCTGATATCTCAGCTTTACAACAAGCCATCTTAAAAGGAACAGATCTTAATGCTCTAGAAGAAACTGCTGCAGGTGGTCCACAAGCAGGTGGTAATGGTGGAGATGGCGTAAGCTTATCTTCTACTAGCTTTGCAGAAGGAGGCCACATTAGTAACATTAATGCTAATGTAGGAAGCATAGATGCTTTATCTCTAGCAGCAGGTGGAGATAATAGCTTTGGTGTAAGTGGAGGAAGTGCTGTTGGGGCTGGAGCTGAAGCAACAGGACCTGCTTTACCAGCAGGAAGTATAAAAATTCCTTTGTCGGCGTATAAAGGAGAAAGCACATCTTCTGCACTCTTAGACTCATTTGCCTCTTCTATACCTAATGGATATCACGTATATAGACACACTGATGGTAGAGATTATCTAACTCCTAACGATCCTACCGCCCCTAGCGCGTTTAATTATAAAGACGGTTGGTATGTAAGCAATGATGGTAATCTTGCTATTGGTCAAGATGATGCTAAAGACCTAGCAGTAACTAGCACAGCAAAAGCTTCGAACTATCCAGATGATGGATCAGTAGCTAAGATAGTAGATCCTAATCCAAGTTTAAAAGTGTTTGGATCGGATAACATAGATAAAATAACAGTAGACAATGCAAAAATAGAATCTGTATATGGAGGAGTTGGAAACGATAATGTCAATCTTCAAAACGGTGCAGAGACAGTAGAAATTTTTGGTGGTTCTGGAAATGATGGTATAACCGTAAATAATTCTACGGTAAGTGGACGAGCTATCAAGAATGATGAAGGAAGGATAATTAGATACGAAGCTATCAAAGGCGGTGATGGCGTAGATACAATCTCTATACAAAATGAATCCAAGGTAAGAGGTAATATATATGGCAATGCCGGACAAGATAATATATCCTTAGAAGGCGGAGCGAAAGTATATGGAGCAATATATGGCGACACCAAAACTATGAACGATATATACGAAAAGCAGGTAAATCCGGCTTTAGATATAGTAGATAGCGGTGCCGATATCGATACTATAACTTTAAGCGGTGCGGGAACCAGTGCGAAGCATATATTTGCCGGAGACGGCGATGATAAGATCGTGGTAAAAGATGGCGCAAAAGTAACAGGAGAAGTAAGGGGCGACGAAGGCGATGATAAAATAACCGTATCTGACAACCAAACATACGTTAGCGCCATAAATGGTAGAGGTGGCGACGATACTATCCTAGTAGAAAATGGCGCAAACGTAGACGGTATAGTCGGAAGATGGGGTAATGATAGTATAACTGTAACCGGAAAGGGTACTACGGTAAAAGAATATATTCACGGCGACGACGGTAACGATACGATTAAAGTTTTGGACGGTGCCGTCGTTAAGGGTGATATTGAAGGTAATGCTGGTAACGATATTATAGAAATCGACGGAGGAGCTAATAAAGAAGGTTTTGTCGGTGGTAAAATTATTAGTGGAGATGGCGACGATACTGTTACAATAAGAAATATGAATCTAAACAAAGTCGACAATGACTACAATAAAAACGTCAAGGTCGATACTGGAACTGGCAACGATACCGTAAATTTATATAACGTTACTGTAAACGATACTAATATCTGGACGAAAGAGGGTAACGATACTGTAAATGCTACCGATACTACATTTAAAACGACAAGCGCAATACAAGGAACCGGAATAGGAACCGGAAGCGGTAATGATGTTGTAAATATAAATTCAGGGTCTAATTTCGAAAGCGGTACGCATATAAGTGCAGGCGAAGGTAATGATATTATCAATATAAATTCTGGAGCCAATTTAAACGGCGGTCACGTTTATGGATATGCAGGAAACGATACTATAAATATAAATTCTGGAGCTACTTTGACGAACTCTTCGGTTCGAGGCAATGAGGGCAATGATACTATAAGTATAAGTGGTGGAGCTACTATAAATAATTCAGGTAGCATAGCTATAAACGGAGATGGAGACAATAATACTTTAGTTTTGAAAAACGGAGCTTCTGCTGGATTTAATAACTTAAATTTTGAAAACAAAGTATCTATAACTCATACAAACGGAGATGTAAATATAACCAATATGGAAGGCGATAAAACCGTGGATCTATCCCAGTTATCTGCTATAACGGATAAAAACGTAAAATCTGTAGATATGACGAGTATAAACGGCGCAAAACTAAACATCACCGCACAAGACGTGCTAGACGTCAATAAAACTACCGGTGATACTCTTACCATAAAAGGTGGTAGCGACGATACTATCCATAAGACCGATGAGTCTATATGGCAAAATAAAGGCGATAGAACGTATTCTACAACAGTTACAAACAACGAAACGACACATACTGTAACGATCAAAATAGAAGATAGCATTACGCACGATTTATAA
- a CDS encoding Rrf2 family transcriptional regulator encodes MQVGIKFSTAIHVVLAACFFKDEKVTSEFIAGSINTNPVIVRRLLGTLKAAGLVNVVAGVGGVSLAKEPKDITLLQIFNAVNNKEKLFKIHSDSPKACPLGSKIEGLLTNHFLKAQEALENSLRSITLQDLLDELINL; translated from the coding sequence ATGCAAGTAGGGATCAAGTTTTCAACCGCGATCCATGTAGTTTTAGCAGCTTGTTTTTTCAAAGACGAGAAAGTCACGAGCGAATTTATAGCAGGCAGTATAAACACAAATCCGGTCATAGTTAGGCGCCTACTTGGTACTCTAAAGGCTGCAGGACTTGTGAATGTTGTAGCTGGAGTTGGTGGTGTAAGTCTTGCGAAAGAGCCAAAAGATATAACCCTCCTTCAAATTTTTAACGCAGTAAATAATAAAGAAAAACTTTTTAAGATCCACTCTGACTCACCTAAAGCCTGCCCGCTCGGTAGCAAGATCGAAGGACTCTTAACCAACCACTTCCTAAAAGCACAAGAAGCTTTAGAGAATAGTTTAAGAAGTATTACTTTACAAGATCTATTAGATGAGCTTATTAATTTAT
- a CDS encoding NAD(P)-dependent oxidoreductase: protein MKIAIIGANGKSGTNLVNEALKQGYDVTAIVRNKEYKNESVKVIYKDIFELTKANLAGFDAVISAFAAWSEETFALHKKVATHLVNLLEGTSTRLIVVGGAGTLFVDSKGTMVMDTPDFPAAYMGVAKATAESYFELKDRSDLLWTYVSPAGDYDANGARTGKYVLGGDNLILNSKNESYISYADLALAIIDELKNKKFIQKCFTAVGERA from the coding sequence ATGAAAATAGCAATCATAGGCGCAAATGGTAAAAGCGGTACAAATTTGGTGAACGAGGCTTTAAAGCAAGGCTATGATGTCACAGCGATAGTTAGAAATAAAGAGTATAAAAACGAAAGCGTAAAGGTTATCTATAAAGATATTTTCGAGCTTACAAAGGCTAATCTAGCAGGCTTTGACGCGGTTATCAGCGCATTTGCAGCGTGGAGCGAAGAAACATTTGCGCTTCATAAAAAAGTGGCCACTCACCTAGTAAATTTACTAGAAGGCACTAGCACAAGGCTCATCGTAGTTGGTGGCGCTGGCACGTTATTTGTTGATAGCAAAGGCACTATGGTTATGGACACCCCAGACTTCCCAGCGGCATATATGGGCGTGGCAAAGGCGACTGCGGAGTCTTATTTTGAGCTAAAAGATAGGAGCGATTTACTTTGGACATACGTAAGCCCAGCAGGTGACTACGACGCAAATGGTGCTCGTACTGGCAAATACGTGCTTGGTGGAGATAATCTCATCTTAAACTCAAAAAATGAGAGCTATATAAGCTATGCAGACCTTGCGCTTGCGATCATAGACGAGCTAAAAAACAAAAAATTTATACAAAAATGCTTCACAGCAGTTGGCGAGCGAGCATAA
- a CDS encoding cupin domain-containing protein has product MKNYQVAKIANEPRVELKESLNLTGCEVSINELPANVSVPFVHAHKQNEELYIILDGEGELFIDGEVIVVGKGDAVRIDPEGKRCFRAGKNGIKMICIQAKCGSLEQYTMSDGVIVDDVKPNWL; this is encoded by the coding sequence ATGAAAAATTATCAAGTTGCAAAGATCGCAAACGAACCAAGAGTCGAACTAAAAGAGTCTTTAAATTTAACTGGCTGTGAGGTATCTATAAACGAGCTTCCGGCAAATGTGAGCGTGCCATTTGTCCATGCACATAAGCAAAACGAGGAGCTTTACATCATTCTAGATGGTGAGGGTGAGCTTTTTATTGATGGCGAAGTGATAGTAGTTGGCAAAGGAGACGCGGTGCGCATAGATCCAGAGGGTAAAAGGTGCTTTAGAGCTGGCAAAAACGGCATCAAAATGATCTGTATCCAGGCAAAATGCGGTAGCCTAGAGCAATACACTATGAGTGACGGCGTGATAGTTGATGACGTAAAGCCAAACTGGCTGTAA
- a CDS encoding cation diffusion facilitator family transporter, with product MQETHSHHSHAEHGGMHIHTSNKTVLRNSFFLIFTFMIVEAVFGFVSNSLALISDAFHMLSDAAALFLSLVAFKIAEKRANLQKTFGYKRVEIIAAFINAIALIALAVFVIVEAIIRLFNEPEIKAETMLIVSILGLIINLVVAVYMHKSADTKENLNMKGAYLHVLGDTLGSVGAIIAALFVMKFNFTKADSIASIFVSLLIIKSGASLLKDSFNILIEAVPLKLDTDEILGVIKGVNGVKIVHDLHIWAINAGTNALIAHVVVDDALSVAEISNMIKHIEHELSHAGIGHVTLQFESESLGHKDDLICELNDEDDHCGHHH from the coding sequence ATGCAAGAGACCCACTCTCATCACTCTCATGCCGAGCATGGCGGTATGCACATTCACACGAGCAATAAAACTGTTTTAAGAAATTCATTTTTTCTAATTTTCACATTTATGATAGTTGAGGCGGTCTTTGGCTTCGTTTCAAACTCGCTTGCACTCATCAGTGACGCATTTCACATGCTATCAGATGCCGCAGCTCTCTTTTTATCGCTAGTTGCTTTTAAGATCGCCGAAAAAAGAGCAAATTTACAAAAGACCTTTGGCTACAAAAGGGTCGAGATTATCGCCGCTTTTATAAACGCCATCGCTCTTATCGCACTTGCTGTTTTTGTAATAGTAGAAGCGATCATCAGGCTTTTTAACGAGCCAGAGATCAAAGCTGAGACGATGCTTATAGTTAGTATTTTGGGGCTTATTATAAATTTAGTCGTGGCTGTTTATATGCATAAAAGCGCTGATACAAAAGAAAATTTAAATATGAAAGGTGCTTATCTGCACGTGCTTGGTGATACGCTTGGCTCAGTTGGTGCGATTATCGCGGCTTTGTTTGTGATGAAATTTAACTTCACGAAGGCTGATAGTATCGCAAGTATCTTTGTCTCGCTACTCATCATAAAAAGCGGCGCTAGCTTGCTAAAAGATAGCTTTAATATCCTGATCGAAGCGGTGCCGCTTAAGCTTGATACGGATGAAATTTTAGGCGTTATAAAGGGCGTAAATGGCGTTAAAATCGTGCATGACCTGCATATCTGGGCGATAAATGCTGGCACAAATGCGCTCATAGCCCACGTGGTGGTGGATGATGCGCTAAGCGTGGCTGAAATTTCAAATATGATAAAGCACATCGAGCACGAGCTTTCTCACGCAGGCATCGGTCACGTCACGCTTCAGTTTGAGAGCGAGAGCCTTGGACACAAAGATGATCTCATCTGCGAGCTAAATGATGAAGATGATCACTGCGGGCATCATCACTAA
- a CDS encoding restriction endonuclease subunit S produces the protein MLKKDSPSRSSIVNQRIANLEREFKASGGEFKEFCIGDLFDVENTWIYGKNKNYITRYDKPSINSVAVISGITTNNGVNYYTNDKLPENEIFKDCLTISTRGEYSGTVTYHSGKFVLANNILVMPMPNWSNRAQLFIATAINALNYGGYSNYPKKETLKNDKILLPTLGGKINFSFMEKFIEELDAYLRATGLKNYELTQSEKSAFAKFDEFSKRGGVAREFTLESLFDNIRQGRRLKKQDQKAGAIPFIMAGVTNNGVANYISNPVAKFPANSITVDIFGNTFYRDYEFGAGDDTGVYYNVAQTYTKETMLYFTTVISKSLFGKFSYGQKLRSSQSLNFKIKLPTKNGEIDYEFMENFIKAIEKLAIKDVVLWADKKIETTKKIINKA, from the coding sequence ATTTTAAAAAAGGATAGTCCCAGTAGAAGCAGTATTGTAAATCAACGAATTGCAAATTTAGAACGAGAATTTAAAGCAAGTGGCGGGGAATTTAAAGAATTTTGTATAGGTGATTTATTTGATGTTGAAAATACTTGGATTTATGGTAAAAACAAAAATTACATAACACGATATGACAAGCCAAGTATTAACTCAGTTGCAGTCATAAGTGGAATTACTACAAATAATGGCGTAAATTATTATACAAATGATAAGCTACCAGAAAACGAGATATTTAAAGATTGCCTAACGATTTCAACTCGTGGCGAATATTCTGGAACCGTAACATATCATTCAGGAAAATTTGTTTTAGCAAATAATATTTTAGTTATGCCTATGCCAAATTGGTCTAATCGTGCTCAACTTTTTATCGCTACAGCTATAAATGCGTTAAATTACGGAGGTTATTCTAACTATCCAAAAAAAGAAACATTAAAAAACGACAAAATTCTCTTGCCGACGCTAGGCGGCAAGATAAATTTTTCCTTTATGGAAAAATTTATCGAAGAGCTCGACGCGTATTTACGCGCCACTGGGCTTAAAAATTATGAATTAACACAATCAGAAAAATCAGCCTTTGCTAAATTTGACGAATTTAGCAAACGGGGGGGGGTAGCACGTGAATTCACATTAGAAAGTCTATTTGACAATATACGGCAAGGCAGAAGACTTAAAAAACAAGACCAAAAAGCAGGTGCAATTCCTTTTATAATGGCAGGAGTTACAAATAACGGAGTAGCAAATTATATATCCAATCCTGTCGCCAAATTTCCCGCAAACTCAATAACTGTCGATATTTTCGGCAATACATTTTATAGAGATTATGAATTTGGCGCAGGGGACGATACGGGCGTTTATTATAATGTCGCACAAACATATACGAAAGAAACAATGCTTTATTTTACGACAGTAATTTCAAAATCGCTATTTGGCAAATTTTCTTATGGGCAAAAATTAAGAAGCTCACAAAGTTTAAATTTCAAAATCAAACTACCAACCAAAAACGGCGAAATCGACTACGAATTTATGGAAAATTTCATAAAAGCCATTGAAAAACTAGCCATAAAAGACGTCGTGCTTTGGGCTGACAAAAAGATAGAAACAACCAAAAAAATTATCAATAAAGCTTAG